The Trueperaceae bacterium genome has a window encoding:
- a CDS encoding NADP-dependent isocitrate dehydrogenase: MADPDAHRDRPALIYTLVDEAPALASGSLQPIVEAFAAPAGVRVESRDISLAGRILAQFADRLPPDRRIEDDLAYLGELAKTPDANIVKLPNISASMPQLEAAIAELQAQGYPLPPYPHDPATDDERDVKARYDRVKGSAVNPVLREGNSDRRAPASVKAYARAHPHSMGAWSPDSASHVATMGDGDLRSSEVSTTLAADAAGEARIEHVAPDGTVRTLKAGVPLAEGDVIDAATMDRAKLEAFLDREIADARARGVLFSVHLKATMMKVSDPILFGAAVERFFAPVFERHAATFERLGVTPEAGLATLEARLETLSDDERAQVRADLDAALAEGPALAMVDSDRGITNLHVPSDVIIDASMPAAIRASGRMWGPDGAMHDAKFVIPDGSYAGVYQAVIDDCKANGAYDPTTMGSVPNVGLMAKKAEEYGSHDTTFVADAPGTIRVVGSDGATLLERPVKAGDLWRMCRTQDAPVRDWVRLAVRRARESATPAVFWLDATRPHDAELLRKVERELDALDTTGLDLRVLAPTEATRHTVARLRAGEDTIAVTGNVLRDYLTDLFPILEVGTSAKMLSIVPLMNGGGLFETGAGGSAPKHVQQFVEEGHLRWDSLGEFLALVPALETYARQADAPRAKVLADALERANARILQENRSPSRKVGEPDNRDSHVWLARYWAQALAEQDDDPDLAARFADLARDLEAQADVIHAELAAAQGAPVDLGGYYRPDPAKARAAMRPSATFNALLERFAASAP; this comes from the coding sequence CCCCCGCCGGCGTCCGCGTCGAGAGCCGCGACATCTCCCTCGCGGGCCGGATCCTGGCGCAGTTCGCCGACCGCCTCCCGCCCGACCGTCGCATCGAGGACGACCTCGCCTACCTCGGCGAGCTGGCGAAGACGCCGGACGCGAACATCGTCAAACTCCCCAACATCAGCGCGTCGATGCCGCAGCTCGAGGCCGCCATCGCCGAACTCCAGGCCCAGGGGTACCCCCTGCCCCCCTACCCGCACGACCCGGCGACCGACGACGAACGCGACGTCAAGGCCCGCTACGACCGCGTCAAGGGCAGCGCCGTCAACCCCGTCCTGCGCGAGGGCAACAGCGACCGCCGCGCCCCCGCGTCGGTCAAGGCGTACGCCCGTGCGCACCCCCACTCGATGGGGGCGTGGAGTCCCGACTCCGCGTCGCACGTCGCGACGATGGGCGACGGCGACCTCCGCAGCAGCGAGGTGTCGACCACCCTCGCCGCCGACGCCGCCGGCGAGGCGCGCATCGAGCACGTCGCGCCCGACGGGACGGTCCGCACCCTGAAGGCCGGCGTCCCGCTGGCCGAGGGGGACGTGATCGACGCCGCGACGATGGACCGCGCGAAGCTCGAGGCGTTCCTCGACCGCGAGATCGCCGACGCCAGGGCGCGCGGCGTCCTGTTCAGCGTCCACCTGAAGGCCACCATGATGAAGGTCAGCGACCCGATCCTCTTCGGGGCCGCGGTCGAGCGCTTCTTCGCGCCGGTCTTCGAGCGGCACGCCGCGACGTTCGAACGGCTCGGCGTGACGCCCGAGGCGGGCCTCGCGACCCTCGAAGCGCGCCTCGAGACGCTGAGCGACGACGAACGCGCGCAGGTCCGCGCCGACCTCGACGCCGCCCTCGCCGAGGGCCCCGCCCTCGCGATGGTCGACAGCGACCGCGGCATCACGAACCTGCACGTCCCCAGCGACGTCATCATCGACGCCAGCATGCCCGCCGCCATCCGCGCCTCGGGCCGCATGTGGGGGCCCGACGGCGCGATGCACGACGCGAAGTTCGTCATCCCCGACGGCTCCTACGCCGGCGTCTACCAGGCGGTCATCGACGACTGCAAGGCGAACGGCGCGTACGACCCCACCACCATGGGGTCGGTCCCCAACGTCGGGTTGATGGCGAAGAAGGCCGAGGAGTACGGCTCGCACGACACCACCTTCGTCGCCGACGCGCCCGGCACGATCCGCGTCGTCGGCTCCGACGGCGCGACGCTCCTCGAGCGCCCGGTTAAGGCCGGCGACCTGTGGCGGATGTGCCGCACGCAGGACGCCCCGGTCCGCGACTGGGTCCGCCTCGCCGTCCGCCGCGCCCGCGAGAGCGCCACCCCCGCCGTCTTCTGGCTCGACGCCACCCGCCCCCACGACGCGGAACTCCTCCGCAAGGTCGAGCGGGAGCTGGACGCCCTCGACACCACCGGGCTGGACCTCCGCGTCCTCGCGCCGACCGAAGCGACCCGCCACACCGTCGCGCGGCTCCGCGCGGGCGAGGACACGATTGCGGTGACCGGCAACGTCCTGCGCGACTACCTCACCGACCTGTTCCCCATCCTCGAGGTCGGCACGAGCGCGAAGATGCTCAGCATCGTGCCGCTCATGAACGGCGGCGGCCTGTTCGAGACCGGCGCCGGCGGCTCCGCACCCAAGCACGTGCAGCAGTTCGTGGAGGAGGGCCACCTGCGCTGGGACTCGCTCGGGGAGTTCCTCGCGCTCGTCCCCGCCCTCGAGACGTACGCCCGCCAGGCGGACGCGCCCCGCGCGAAGGTCCTCGCCGACGCGCTCGAGCGCGCCAACGCCCGCATCCTGCAGGAGAACCGCTCGCCCTCGCGGAAGGTCGGCGAGCCCGACAACCGCGACAGCCACGTGTGGCTCGCCCGCTACTGGGCGCAGGCGCTCGCCGAACAGGACGACGACCCCGACCTCGCCGCCCGCTTCGCGGACCTCGCCCGCGACCTCGAGGCGCAGGCGGACGTCATCCACGCCGAGCTCGCCGCGGCGCAGGGCGCCCCCGTCGACCTGGGCGGGTACTACCGGCCCGACCCCGCCAAGGCGCGCGCCGCCATGCGCCCCAGCGCGACGTTCAACGCCCTCCTGGAGCGCTTCGCGGCCTCGGCCCCCTGA